AGATTGGTTTTACAATGACTAAACCAAAGATTTAAATTTACATTCTAAACCACGATTAAACCGATACGACCACTGGGTAAAACCTCTTAGAGAAGGAACCCTATAGCTGAATCTCATTTCGAATCTCGATCGCAACCTTTCTAGCAATGTCCAGCCTTCGAAGAGCTCTCCTCGTGGCGGGGAAAACGAAGATCAACCTCCAGAACTGCCATTTCATCACCGGAATCAACTACAACGGCCTCACCGTGAAGCAGCTACAAGAGCTCCGAGGGATCCTCCGCGAAAACAGCAACACGAAGCTCCTCGTCGCGAAGAACACTCTCGTCTTCAAGGCCCTGGAAGGAACCAAGTGGGAGTCTCTGAAGCCGTGTATGAAAGGTATGAACGCGTGGATCTTCGTGCAGACCGAAGACGTCCCCCCGGCTTACGTTCGTCCGTTTCCAGAAGGAGAAGAAGTTGTTCGATAATAACTTGGGAGGTGCTGTGTTCGAGGAGAAGCTGTATGGTCCGAAGGATTATAAGGTTATTGAAACGATGTCGTTTCGGGAAGATGTGTATGGTGTGATGTTTGGTGCGTTGCATTGGCCGGGGTTGGATCTCGTTAACACGTTGCAAGCACCATCTGCGTTGGAGAATGAGAGTGCCGCTGCATAGAGTAGTTTTCTCAATTTGTTATATcgaaatgttttaaatttatcgTTTGTGTTTGTTCTTCCGGATTAAAGAtatgatatttttatgaaaataaattcaaaCTTCAGTTTCAGACCATGTTTTGTTACAATTGGATTGAGTTtttttagaccatctccaatggcttactctatttttttactctaaaatagagtaactttaTAGTAGAATTTGAGTTTGTTCAAatggttttttattttagagtagaaaatagagtgatgaacaaaaaaaacaaattactctatattAATATtgagtaaacctatttttcactctattatagagtgagaaataAAATACCATTAGagcattttttacttttaactctattttagagtaaaaaatagtctgggggttggagatgctcttacgaGTAATAAAAGTACACCAATGCTGATGCTCCTCAGTTTCTAAATAATACAATGGTTAACTTAGTTTTTGAATATAATGAGTTGACCAGTGTTACAGAGTTGTGACAGTTGTGTTTGCCTATTGTCACAAGATTCTCTAGTCTAGCTCTCTTCACCAAATATATTTACATGATTATTGATCTTAGATTGCGAAAATTGGATCGACTTCAGAGTTTGAGTGATCTGAATGATGCCAAGAGTTGGAACCGCTCCTACGCGCACTCTTGATCCTCTTCCTCATTGACCTCACCCTCTTCGACTTCACCACATAATAAGTCATGGTCCCAAGAACACCAGCCATTATCACACCACCAACCACAGTCACAAGCTCTGCCGCCCACTCGTTCTTACGCCCAACCACTATATAAGACGATGCAAGAAACGCCACAGATGTACACATAGATGCCAACCACATCAGTTTGTTGATCACCTCCACTACCCTCTTCTCAGCTTTTGTCTCCCCCCTCACCAACGTGATCTGTACCACCACGACGGCCAGAGAAGTAAACAAGGCTATTGCgttgaagataaagaagatcTTGAACGATGCTCGTCCCACCACCACTGCTGACCCGTCGTTGTTGTCTCCTCCCGGCACTGTGAAGATAGCGGCAAAAGCTACGGTTGCAAAGAGCACAGCCACAACGGTTACTGAGTTGGTTGCATTGTTGATCCCTTCTCTGTGGAGTTTCCTGAGCTCTTTTGAAATGTTGTGAACGTTTTTGTTAGTCCTTTTGGTCTGTTCCAGCTGGATATGAACATCGTTCTTGATTTGTGTGACGGTGCTTCTCAGCTCGTCTCTTGGCTGGTTCAGCTCATTTGCCCTGAGAGCTCCACAGCGAGCAAGAGACTCTTTTATGTATGAAGATTCTTCTGAGAGTGGAAGCCCCTCTGCAATGTCAAGTGCTGTCTTGCGTTCTCGGGTTAAAGCATTGGCGTTGGTATCAGGCAGTGACAATAACAGTTCCACAATCTGCAAGAATATGCCAATATGTGAAACATTCAACCAAAGATATTGAAATGAATTCACACTCTCTAgattttgaaccgaaccaaaatttggTTTTCAGTTTGCCAATCGGTTATCTcggttttcttttaaaataaattataaccaAACCAACCGTACCAAAATCCCAAACCGAAATAACCAAACTAACCGAATTCACCCAAAACTAACTGAACTTATCcaaatttttaacaaaataaaaccaaaatctaactGAAATTAAAAACTTTGGTAGAATTTTCAAAAACCGAACTAACAGAATACCAAACTGAACTTTATTTCGGGTTGATTTAGTAAGAGTTATGTTGAACAACCCACATGCATACCTCTGCTCGTTTTTTCCTTGTGGCGACATGTAACGCCGTGTTACAAGACTTGTCTGGAAGCATAACAATGGCAGGATCTGCATCCAACAGCAGTTTCACCACCTCTGAGCTCTGTCCTTTTACAGCCATGTGAAGCGCAGTTTGTCCTTTTTTATCAACCCTTCTCGCTAGGTGAGAATCTTTAGCTAGCAAAGCTTTTATAACATCAACATGCCCTTGCCTTGCAGCTAGATGCAACGCATTCTTATGGTTAGACCGAGAAATTTCAAGCAAGTTCCCAGCTTTTGATAAAAGCTGGTTCACAACTTCTGTATGTCCTCTCATAGCCGCAGACACAAGCGGAGTTGCATTCGATGGACCAAATGTATGGCTAAGCGTCGAATCATGATCTAGTAAAACCTCAACAATAGCTGCAAGAAACAAACCATACATCATTCACAAGAAGAAACAAAGAGTAAAGCTTTGTGATGCCTTACCATGATGACCTTGTATGGCAGCAATGTGAAGAGGATCATAACCAGAACGGTTCTTCTTAGCAATACTCTCTCTACTCGAATACTTCAACAGCTCTTTGACAACATCAAGATGTCCTTTATCAGCAGCAGTGAAGAGCGCGGTCTCGCCTAACTCATTCACCTCATTCACAATCGAAGCCCTGATCTCAGCAACTTCAGCGTCAAACTCTTCCCCGCTCAGAGTCCCTTCCATCTGAGAGTTAATATCCTTGAGAATCTGCTGCACACCCGACAAATCACCACGCTGAGCCGCTAAGTGAAGCTCAGTGTCGTTGTGGCGACCTGTGACTTGCTTCACGTACTTTTTCTTCCCAGCTTGGTCCATCCTCTTGCCTGAGTTAGACAGAACCAAAGCTGGTGCAGTTGCTGTTGCGGACGGTGAAGGTGTTGGTGAAGGATCTAACATAGCGGTTTGAGACTCACTAGACTGTAGAACCATTCCACCTTTCTCCATATCTTTTTCTCCtgaaaaattcaaacatcaatTCAACTACATAGATCTGGAATATTACACACATGTGTATGTAACTATGTGAATTTATGATATAATCATTTtggattaaataaaaatagtacgAATTTTGATAAGTGAAGAAGCATATGGGTGGTTCGGTAATTAACAGACAAGACAAGGGACCATGAAGATCAACATGTCTAAAAAACGGTTGTGTTATTCTTTTCCGACAATCACGCAAAATAATCAATCAACTACTAAAGTTGTAGGAGAATAATCTTTGATGCTGCCTAAAACTCTTTCGagctaaaaaaaaatcaaatgcaaTAACAAAAAATCTAGATCGTATTGGAAAAGTCGTCCAGAGATGTGTAAAGTCAAAGTTGGTTACCATCTGCAAAGGATGAGGCAGCCATGGGTGAAGCTCAGAGCTACAAGAGAGACAAGAGAGGAAGATGATTTATGTTAGCTGGTGTTTTGTGTTGAGATGGGTAATTggggagagaaagagaaagagaaagagagagagagagcctaAAATATTTAGATGGTAAAGTGAGACTCATCCCccatttactaaaatatttgcttcttttttaatagtaaacatgtttattttatagtatttaattttcatatttgtgttttttaatTCTATAACATAATCATGACTATTGATCTATTCTAACATGTCCTTTCAAAGGATGGgattaaaatttgattaaaaattaaaatttggtttAATTGAGTGGACGGACCTGATCATTGACTTATTTACAATGCTAAATCAATGTTCGGTAcaattttcaaaacattgattatttattttattaatagatCATGAAAAGTAACCGACAAATCACCTTCTCTAATCTGGAATAAATCTTTACAAATATTTGGATCTGAGTTTTAATATGATGttagtgtttttaaaatgtttgaattCGAATTGATCATTcgacataaaatttaaattctcaaaaacttttgaaattctaaaaaaaggaacttaaaaaaaatgaagagaatGTACCCTCAAGACGAAATATAACGCAAGAATCCATTAATGTAGATCGGAAGTAAACAAAGAATAAAAGCTTAAAGGGAGAAGCTTTCCGGCATCTGATAAACTCCTTCGGTGGTGCTGTATTGCTCGACCTTCAAGTCAGCAAGGAGTCGTAGGAGTTTGCCATTATGATATTTGGATTAATATGAGTGCAAGGAAATGATATGATATAATGAAATATATGGATACAAACTCACCTCTTTATAGATGCAAAGTCAGAGAACGGAAGATAGTGAATGAAGGATGCATTGAATGAAGAATCATGGAAAAAGGAGTTAAGAAGGCTGTTAATGACACCGATTGAATGGAGTCCGTAACGGTTCCAATTTCCCTTTGACGGCGAGAAGAAAGCCAAACGAATCGAAGCGAACGGCAGCTCGCACCAGAGATTGGATGTGAATATTCATCTCCCATAACTCTTTCGAAACTTCGTGGTCGGTGAAAAAATTCAGAAACTGAAGAACATCATGAACCCTAAAAATCGATTATAGAAGATGAAGACGTTTCGAGCACACTTAGTTATTTTCGTGATGGgctttataaattaaaacacagatacataatataaaacagAAGCCCAAACGAATTGCAAACCAAAGTTAATGAAACGATGAGTTTCATATACGGGACACGTGTTACATAGGTATAAACAGACTTATCTAGGTGGCATCCTATGTggaggaaggagaagagagtAAACTGTGTTTTATAGTAAtagattttctaatttttttttaatttattagaaTGGAAACTTGTGGTTAATTAAGTTAGAGATGGGCTTTTAGTAAATTTGCTTCTATCCCATTTTAGTctagtaattaaaatttattatgagTCATTCTAGTCATTCTTAGATCAATTAGAGTCATTCCAAGTAATTTTTCTTTATGATATTTGCTTCTTTTCGgtaattaactaaaatatttgtttcttttcttaacttttctattttattatattacacAAATCTCAAGCTTTGTATATTTTCATGGAATTGCCCTTTACCATTAGACAATGAGAGTATACTTGCTCAACCGCCATCATGCTATGATTATAGTATGATAAGTTTTTGCAAACTTTCCATGTATTTTATTCtattagaaaaatagaaaactgatttacaacttgtttgtatttataattgCCATGATCCATGATCATAGCGTTCcacttttatttcttatatttttttttgaacatttgaTGTACTAAAGTTACCAACTGATTAGTAGTCAACTGATTAAAATATCCCCTCTTAAGTTTTTGAgctaatttgataaaaaaacaaaggaagaatgtgaaattaaataaatgccAAGAAcagtaaaacttaaaaaaaaatagtggttagtctaaagAAAATTGACCTTACTATCCATTTTGTCATGAACATCCCCtaaactatatttgcgaagtgattttgtcaCATGTcttttctacaatcaatttcagaaaataaatatgacatggttactgaaattgatgatatgtcttatagcttaatatgacatggacaattgcatttaatgttaatttatatttttggtacttttaaaaatatggtaataactcatatattacatttaatgtcaatttatatttttggaattttttttagaatatgggaataactcataaatcatcattaaaataaatatatt
The Brassica napus cultivar Da-Ae chromosome A1, Da-Ae, whole genome shotgun sequence DNA segment above includes these coding regions:
- the LOC106381538 gene encoding LOW QUALITY PROTEIN: 50S ribosomal protein L10, chloroplastic (The sequence of the model RefSeq protein was modified relative to this genomic sequence to represent the inferred CDS: inserted 2 bases in 1 codon) — translated: MSSLRRALLVAGKTKINLQNCHFITGINYNGLTVKQLQELRGILRENSNTKLLVAKNTLVFKALEGTKWESLKPCMKGMNAWIFVQTEDVPPAXTFVRFQKEKKLFDNNLGGAVFEEKLYGPKDYKVIETMSFREDVYGVMFGALHWPGLDLVNTLQAPSALENESAAA
- the LOC106351928 gene encoding ankyrin repeat-containing protein ITN1 produces the protein MAASSFADGEKDMEKGGMVLQSSESQTAMLDPSPTPSPSATATAPALVLSNSGKRMDQAGKKKYVKQVTGRHNDTELHLAAQRGDLSGVQQILKDINSQMEGTLSGEEFDAEVAEIRASIVNEVNELGETALFTAADKGHLDVVKELLKYSSRESIAKKNRSGYDPLHIAAIQGHHAIVEVLLDHDSTLSHTFGPSNATPLVSAAMRGHTEVVNQLLSKAGNLLEISRSNHKNALHLAARQGHVDVIKALLAKDSHLARRVDKKGQTALHMAVKGQSSEVVKLLLDADPAIVMLPDKSCNTALHVATRKKRAEIVELLLSLPDTNANALTRERKTALDIAEGLPLSEESSYIKESLARCGALRANELNQPRDELRSTVTQIKNDVHIQLEQTKRTNKNVHNISKELRKLHREGINNATNSVTVVAVLFATVAFAAIFTVPGGDNNDGSAVVVGRASFKIFFIFNAIALFTSLAVVVVQITLVRGETKAEKRVVEVINKLMWLASMCTSVAFLASSYIVVGRKNEWAAELVTVVGGVIMAGVLGTMTYYVVKSKRVRSMRKRIKSARRSGSNSWHHSDHSNSEVDPIFAI